The Pseudomonas cucumis sequence TGGCACTATCAGCGAGTTCATCGACAAGCACCCGTCGCTGAAGATGCTGGCGCTGTCGTTCCTATTGCTGGTGGGTACCGTGCTGATTGCCGAATCGCTCGACGTGCATTTGCCAAAAGGCTACGTCTACTTCGCCATGGCGTTCTCGTTGGCGGTGGAAGCGATCAACATCAAGATGCGCACCGCAATGATGAAAAAGAGGAAGCAGCAAGAGCCAGTGAAACTGCGCAAGGATGTTCCGGGCCAGTAACCTGAACGCTGCGCAAATGACAAAGGGGCCTTCGGGCCCCTTTGTCATACTTGTGGAAAGTGTTTATTCAACATCAATGTGTAATGGGCTCATTGCGAGCAGGCTCGCCCCGAATTGCTTCGCTCCACGAATAAAGCCAAGGGTGGATCATGTTATTTGTCTCAGGCGAATGTTATCCATCTTAGCGGCGGGTTGTGCAATACGTATGTGAATTGTTGGGGATGCAGAGTTGTTTGGGTAAACAAGTTTGTAATAGCCCCATGTGTTAAATTGCTCGAGATCAGCAGTGATAGATGGAAGGCCGGTTCTGCTAATGATAAGTAGGGCTCTACTAGTTATGTAGTAGTTGAAACTCAGCTCGTATTGCGCACCAACTGCGAGGTTTATGAATTGTTTATTTATAGCTAAATAACTTGATTGAGCCTCTATAAAATACTCGCCTCCACCTTCAGATATTTTCGCTGGGTAACCGGAGTCGGATGCGCTCCACCCATTCCATTCGCCCCCCGTAAACGTCGTCCAATCATCAGACCCGGTGCGCACTGTGTAAATCCGCACCGGACACGCCACCGCATCCGCCAGGGTCGCTGCCTGAAACAGTCCTACCTTCAATACCACGCTTACCGTTGAACCTTCGTTGCACTCGCGCAACCACTGCACCGCCGCAGTGTGGGCAAGTCCGTCGAGCCGGTTGTTTGGCTCTCCCGCCAATTGATCATGATTACGTGACGTGCTATCGCTGCGGTTTTCGATGTAACTCAGCCACACCGGCGCGCCATACAACTGGAACAGCCATTGGGTGCATAGCACCTTGGTGGAATCCTGGATCCCGCCAGTGTTCATGAACTCGCTATCGAAACCTTCCAGAAGAGGCATTGGCATGTTCTGCAGTAACAATGTGCCAACTTGCAACGACATGTTCTCCGACGGCAGCGGCCCCGTGGATCGCACCACGTCATAACGAATGTTTACCGCCCGCCCCAGGTTGGCCCCTGTGATCGGTGCCAGAATCGGGAAGTCGATGTGCGGCTGCGACGTGACGTAACGCCGTTCCGGGCGAATCGAGCCTTCGCCGATCAGGTCAATGCCATCGTCTTCGTTCAACGCTGTGGTATCGACCCGCACGGTGAAACCGTTCTGGTGAGTATTGGGGTCGAGCCGCCCTTCGGGCGCTTCCAATACCTCGGGCGCTGCCCATTTCGGTTGCGTGACGCCGATGCTCAAGGTTCGCACCCTCGAGTTGCGCAATGGCTGTCCCGCACGCTTGACGTAATAGCTGGCCTCCGCTTTGCCATTGCGGTTGGCCGTGATGTACACCGGTTGCACCAGAAACGGGACTGGCTGCCCTGCGGTGTGCGAGCTCAACGGAATTTCATACAGCGGGTGCGCCCCACTGATCGAGCCGACCCAGCGCAGGCCGACGGTATCGCCAGCCACTGTACCGGTGAACGGCGCGATGACATCGGCGCCAGCGGGAGCGTTTTCCGGGAGCAGGACGTTGTTGCTGTCGGCCTGGAGAACATCAGGCTCAATGAGTTCTGGTTGAGCTACACCAACGGTGAGGTTCAACGGCAATGAGTCGCGCACGCTGCTGAGCATCACGTCGTCATTGGCCACGGTGTAATGGATTTTCACAGAACCGCCGTCCAGCGGAGCAATTTCGCTGGCCGGTACACTACGTTCGATAGGCTCATATTCGGGCTCATCGCTGACGATGGCCCGGGTTGAATAATAGGTCTCGCCGCCGGGGCGAGTGCCTTGCCAGTGAATGGTGATCAAGTCACCTGAACGGCGGCCTTCGTAGTACGGCACCGACACCGTGGCCAGCGGCGAGTCTGCCGGCAGTACCCCGCCGGGTGCCTGCAACACGCTGGGGGCTTGCAGGCGGCTGATGTCGCCCTCGACGCTGACGCTGGCATTTTTTGACGGACGATCCGCGACGCCTTCGCTTTTCAGCACATAAGCCACCGTCGCCCGTCCCTTGGCGATGGCTTTGACCTTGGTATTGGGCACACTGAATGTGACGGCAATGCCGGCGCGGATTACCGGCAGGTCGATGGGACCATGGATTACCTGCGAACCTGCGGCCGGAGTGCCAATCCAGGTCATCCGAATGATGTTTCCTTCCTTGAACCCTACGGTGTTGACCAGAATCGTGACATCTTTTTCGCCCAGCTCAACCAGGTCGATGACATCGGTGTCGGGGTCGGCCTCGATCACGATGGGCTCAGGGAGGCGGTTCTGTTTCAGATCCACGATCAGGTTGGTAATGGCCGACCAGGGTGAGCGTGGGTCAGGGTAGTTACCGACCTCGTCGATGGCTTGGAACGACACCCCGATTTTTCCGCCGTCGCCAACCAACTCGATGGTTGCTTTGTCTATCAGCACGATCAGCGGATTGTTGGCCGGATCGTCAACGTGATCGCTGGTGACATGGACGACAACGCTTACGAAGCCCCAAATGCAATGAATGCGGTCGTTCACCCGCATGAAGGGGTACCGCATGATAGTGATCGGCACCCCTGCCTCGGCTTCGGCCGGGCCGACACCATTGTCGATGATGGCTTGCGGGATCGAATAGTGCAGATGAGAGTGGCCGGGCTCGCCGTAGTCGTCGTCAAAGCCGCCGGGGCGGTCGAGTTTAACCAGAAGTTTGAGCCATGGCGTCGAGTCTTCCGGTACCTGGGGCCCTCGCTGGACGCTGTAGAACAGGGGAAACAGGTCGCCCCGCACGATATAGCCGGCATCGATGGTGCCGTGCACCTGCTTGTCTTTCTCATCGGCCCCTATGGTTTTGGTCCAGATGGGAGAGAGGTCATTGCCCCAATACAGGCGAACGACACTGCCCACGTCCATGTTTAGCCATGGGTTGATAGTAAATCGCAGTCCACCCTCGGAGGCTGCTACGCCGATGCCGCCATCGTAGCCCTGTACGGGAGTTGTCCAACTGGGCAAATGCGGCGGGGCGAGCCGCAGAGATCTGAGCTGCTCTCCTTGGGAGGGAAAATGTTCTATGTCCATGTGCAAGCTCCTGAACTGAAGACCAGAGGGGGTAGAGCGCAGGAGATATCAAACGAGAAGTGCAAGAAACGTTCTACTGACAGATCTGACAGTAGCGATGAACGGTTGTGCGCGGGCACCGCGCGAAACCTGTGGGAGCGAGCTTGCCCGCGAAGAGGCCATCACATTCAACATTGATGTTGATTGACAGGCCCCAATCGCGATCAGACTCGTTCCCACATTTTTTTTGCCTGACAAACAGGTGTGATTACCCAGGCGGGTCGAGGTTATCCAGCGCTCGATTCACCGCCAACTCCCCCAGAATGATGATCTGCTGAATCGCCAGCATAGTGTTGCGCTGCGGACCTTCCAGGAAACCGGCGAAATCACTGGCCAGGACGCTGGCCGATGCCAACGATTCGCAGGCGTGCGCGAGCAGGGTTTCGTTATCGACCTTGGGGTCGATCAGGAAGATTGTGCTGGGTTTGCGCAGGGAGACCGGATCGGTGTCCGGTGGGTTGGGCGTAACTTTGAACATAAGCTGATTTACTCCTGGGTGGAGCCGCTAACCGATCTCTACTAAAGGAAGGGTGGCGGCCGTGCGCAGGTTAGTAGACCGGGGAGAATCAGCATTGCCGGCGCGCCAAAGCGCCCTACGCACAGCCACCATCAAGTTCAGATAAGGAATCTGACTGACAGCGCGTTTGCACCTCACTGATAACACCACGGGCTACTAAACCCGACCACTGATGGGCAGTGGCAGGGAAACGATAGAGGCCAGGGTCAAGGCGCACAAGCCGGCGGATTCTGGCGTACACGTAGGTAACGGCGCAAGACGTTGTAGCCTCCGAGAAGTAACTCTACGTGTTGTTAAACACGCGCTGCAGAGTCTGTGAATTGCATCAAGGTAATCGAGGAATTATCCGACGGATTTTTTTTTGCGTCCCAAGCACGCCTGCGCGCGCAGATCTATTCAGCGATTCGAGATCCCCCGATTTTGGGGCTGCTGCGCAGCCCAGCGGGAGCAAGCTCCCTCGCCACAGGGGTTATGTTCATGCAGCTTTTCCGTTGAGCGGCAGCGTCCTTCGGGCCCCTTTGTCATTTCTGCAGCCAACTGTTTTTGTGACAGTTTTATTTCAATAGCCTCTTTAGCTATGCGATGCTGGCGTCCAGACCGTTAGCCAACTACAGCTTAAGTACAGAACGTAGAAAAACGCGCGGCACCGTCGACTTGCCCCACTGGGGCGCTACCACCACAGGGGGCCTGCATGCTCACCCTGCTCAATTTGTTATCGGCCGTGACCCTTTTGATCTGGGGCACGCACATCGTCCGAACCGGCATCCTGCGGGTTTATGGCTCCAACTTGCGCCATGTGATCGCCCATAACATGTCCAGGCGCTGGCTGGCGTTTCTCGCCGGGATCATGGTGACCGCCATGGTTCAGAGCAGCAATGCCACCGCCATGCTCGTGACTTCGTTTGTCGGTCAGGGCCTGATGGCGCTGACCCCGGCCTTGGCAACGATGCTCGGCGCCGACGTCGGTACCGCACTGATGGCGCGGGTACTGACCCTCGACCTGTCGTGGCTGTCGCCGCTGCTGATTTTCCTCGGGGTCATTTTCTTCCTGTCACGCAAGCAGACCCGGGTCGGGCAGATGGGCCGGGTCAGCATTGGTCTGGGGCTGATCATTCTGGCGCTGCAATTGATCGTCGAGGCCGCCGCGCCGATCACTCAGGCGCAAGGGGTGAAGGTCATCTTTGCCTCGCTGACCGGCGATATTTTGCTCGATGCCCTGGTCGGCGCGCTGTTCGCGATGGTTTCCTACTCCAGCCTGGCCGCTGTTTTGCTGACCGCGACTCTCGCCGGTGCCGGCGTGATCAGTCTGCCAGTGGCCATCGGCCTGGTGATTGGCGCCAACATCGGCAGCGGCATTCTCGCTTTCCTCAGCACCAGCATGCAGAACGCTGCCGGCCGTCAGGTGGCGCTCGGCAGCCTG is a genomic window containing:
- a CDS encoding DUF6124 family protein: MFKVTPNPPDTDPVSLRKPSTIFLIDPKVDNETLLAHACESLASASVLASDFAGFLEGPQRNTMLAIQQIIILGELAVNRALDNLDPPG